Proteins encoded in a region of the Salipiger sp. CCB-MM3 genome:
- a CDS encoding glutathione S-transferase family protein — protein MGQATLTISSKNYSSWSLRGWLLCRMAGLEFTEEMVDTTDATARQELLLLSPTVLVPRLVHGKVQVWDTLAIAQYLNEILPEAGLYPDDIVARSHCRSISGEMHSGFYNLRSALPMNLKARHQSFKIFSGARPDVERIKVIWHECLDTYGGPFLFGARPSVADAMYAPVCTRFRTYSVALDPTLEAYVETILNWAPMREWTEGALAEPDEIVELEVEF, from the coding sequence ATGGGGCAGGCAACGCTCACCATTTCATCGAAAAACTATTCCTCGTGGTCTTTGCGGGGCTGGCTGCTCTGCCGCATGGCCGGGCTGGAGTTCACCGAGGAGATGGTCGACACCACCGACGCCACCGCCCGGCAGGAGCTTTTGCTGCTCTCGCCCACGGTGCTGGTGCCTCGGCTGGTGCATGGCAAAGTGCAGGTCTGGGACACGCTGGCCATCGCTCAGTATCTCAACGAGATCCTGCCCGAGGCCGGGCTCTACCCCGATGACATCGTGGCGCGCTCGCATTGCCGGTCGATCTCTGGCGAGATGCATTCGGGCTTTTACAACCTGCGCTCGGCGCTGCCGATGAACCTCAAGGCGCGGCACCAGAGTTTCAAGATTTTCTCGGGCGCGCGGCCCGATGTCGAGCGGATCAAGGTGATCTGGCACGAGTGCCTCGACACCTACGGCGGGCCGTTCCTCTTTGGTGCGCGCCCCTCGGTCGCCGATGCCATGTACGCCCCGGTCTGCACGCGTTTCCGCACCTATTCGGTGGCGCTCGATCCGACGCTCGAGGCCTATGTCGAGACCATCCTGAACTGGGCGCCGATGCGCGAATGGACCGAAGGCGCGCTGGCCGAGCCCGACGAGATCGTCGAGCTTGAAGTGGAGTTTTAA